In Vanessa atalanta chromosome 19, ilVanAtal1.2, whole genome shotgun sequence, one DNA window encodes the following:
- the LOC125071585 gene encoding uncharacterized protein LOC125071585: protein MDENDAPIDENSVNNELRTPSPTIYLSEMIRKEKKEHCEKEIEYIPMEDDVEQWSARVNKRERDDKDEDEGWQTVMKEKKIKTQDTEMEMYISCKEKFPKQFALAKLLKELKITDITKIKYLSPYKIRVEFDNVNCMNRMMTCEDLLNKGWKFQKAFQVNFTYGTIKDVDLDLTEEEIKMRIKCDSRAELSSVCRWKRRDADGNWIDCERVRLCFKGSYLPTHVFVDSLRINVDSYTFPVSQCSRCWKLGHTLSRCPSDKIICPKCGGNHANCETKTFVCVNCQGPHMALNKGCPVFLNEKKIREIMSQFNCTYRKARTMLPESPNHKYKIQTVNTTVDQTYIHPNRTYANIVSHVFPPTQVDSEEEQNVNHISSAQVSSEQTKIPIE from the coding sequence atggATGAAAATGATGCTCCGATTGATGAGAACAGTGTGAATAATGAGTTGAGGACTCCAAGCCCGACTATTTACTTAAGTGAGATGATAcggaaagaaaaaaaagagcATTGTGAGAAAGAGATAGAATATATACCCATGGAAGATGATGTAGAACAGTGGTCAGCGCGAGTTAATAAAAGAGAAAGAGATGATAAAGACGAAGACGAAGGTTGGCAGACagttatgaaagaaaaaaaaattaaaactcaagACACAGAGATGGAAATGTACATTTCATGTAAAGAAAAGTTTCCCAAACAATTTGCCcttgcaaaattattaaaagagtTGAAAATTActgatataactaaaataaaatacttgagCCCCTACAAAATTAGGGTTGAATTTGATAATGTCAACTGTATGAATAGAATGATGACTTGTGAAGATTTGTTAAATAAGGGGTGGAAATTTCAAAAAGCATTTCAAGTCAATTTTACATATGGCACAATCAAGGACGTGGACCTCGATTTAACGGAAGAAGAAATTAAAATGCGCATTAAATGTGATAGTCGCGCGGAATTAAGTTCAGTGTGTAGATGGAAACGACGCGATGCGGATGGTAACTGGATTGACTGCGAAAGAGTCCGTCTCTGTTTTAAAGGTTCGTATTTGCCTACACATGTCTTCGTGGACAGTCTCCGCATTAATGTTGACTCTTACACATTCCCGGTATCTCAGTGCTCCAGGTGTTGGAAATTAGGACATACACTATCTAGATGCCCATCAGATAAGATTATTTGCCCTAAATGTGGTGGTAATCATGCAAATTGCGAGACAAAGACGTTTGTTTGTGTTAACTGTCAAGGTCCACATATGGCACTCAATAAAGGATGTCCTGTTTTCTTGAATGAAAAAAAGATCCGCGAGATCATGTctcaatttaattgtacataCAGGAAAGCTCGTACAATGTTACCAGAGTCTCCAAACCATAAATACAAAATCCAAACTGTGAATACTACCGTTGATCAAACATACATTCACCCAAATCGCACGTACGCAAATATTGTATCACACGTGTTTCCTCCTACTCAAGTGGATTCAGAAGAAGAACAAAACGTAAATCACATCTCTTCGGCACAAGTTTCAAGTGAACAGACTAAAATTCCAATCGAATAA